Proteins from one Natrinema salinisoli genomic window:
- a CDS encoding ABC transporter ATP-binding protein: MSSGIRLDEDSGYESDDALLELDGVTKYFNQESGLLAGMQFEPSQFPPISVDRETVKAVDDVSLEIQPGETLGLVGESGCGKSTLGRTVLRLLEPTEGDIYFKGENLADLSGERLRQTRSDMQMIFQDPQSSLDPRMKVGQIIEEPMRAHDMLDDEGREARSKELLEKVGLDPRHYNRHPHAFSGGQRQRINLARALSVDPDFVVCDEPVSALDVSIQAQVLNTMEQLQEEFGLTYLFIAHDLSVIRHISDRVAVMYLGNIVELAGKEELFENPQHPYTRALLESIPVPDPRENGARGVLEGEVPSPVDPPSGCRFRTRCPRVIAPDAYDWRGEEWAQTRAFMRAVKRRTFEPMPADRIEAEFFDGDLPRGEAGSIVEEAIELLASDRNAGIDVDDETERWSEATDLLLESFAEQSICARERPAYELESEFGDGEHLAACHLHR, encoded by the coding sequence GTGAGTAGCGGCATCCGACTGGACGAAGACAGCGGCTACGAATCGGACGACGCACTGCTCGAGCTCGACGGCGTCACGAAGTACTTCAATCAGGAATCGGGACTGCTGGCCGGTATGCAGTTTGAGCCGAGCCAGTTCCCGCCGATCAGCGTCGACCGGGAGACGGTGAAGGCCGTCGACGACGTCTCCCTCGAGATTCAACCCGGCGAGACGCTCGGGCTCGTCGGCGAGTCCGGCTGTGGCAAGAGTACCCTCGGTCGAACGGTCCTGCGGCTACTCGAGCCCACCGAGGGAGACATCTACTTCAAGGGGGAGAATCTGGCCGACCTCAGCGGGGAACGGCTCCGGCAGACGCGCTCGGACATGCAGATGATCTTCCAGGATCCGCAGTCCTCGCTCGACCCGCGGATGAAGGTCGGCCAGATCATCGAGGAACCGATGCGGGCCCACGACATGCTCGACGACGAGGGGCGAGAAGCTCGATCGAAAGAGCTCCTCGAGAAGGTCGGCCTCGATCCGCGCCACTACAACCGCCATCCCCACGCCTTCTCGGGCGGCCAGCGCCAGCGGATCAACCTCGCGCGGGCGCTGTCGGTCGATCCCGACTTCGTCGTCTGCGACGAACCCGTCTCCGCGCTGGACGTCTCCATCCAGGCGCAGGTGCTGAATACGATGGAGCAACTCCAGGAGGAGTTCGGCCTCACCTACCTCTTCATCGCCCACGATCTCTCGGTGATCCGCCACATCAGCGACCGCGTGGCGGTGATGTACCTCGGGAATATCGTCGAGCTCGCCGGGAAAGAAGAGCTGTTCGAGAACCCACAACACCCCTACACGCGCGCCCTGCTCGAGTCGATTCCCGTCCCCGATCCGCGGGAGAACGGTGCGCGAGGGGTGCTCGAGGGAGAGGTGCCGAGCCCGGTCGATCCACCGTCGGGCTGTCGGTTCCGGACGCGGTGTCCGCGCGTGATCGCCCCCGACGCGTACGACTGGAGGGGCGAGGAGTGGGCACAGACGCGGGCGTTCATGCGAGCGGTCAAGCGGCGGACGTTCGAACCGATGCCCGCCGACCGGATCGAAGCCGAGTTCTTCGATGGCGACCTGCCGCGGGGGGAGGCGGGATCGATCGTCGAGGAGGCGATCGAACTCCTCGCCAGCGACCGGAACGCGGGTATCGATGTGGACGACGAAACCGAGCGCTGGTCGGAGGCGACCGACCTGCTACTCGAGTCCTTCGCCGAACAGAGCATCTGCGCGCGCGAACGGCCGGCGTACGAACTCGAATCGGAGTTCGGCGATGGCGAGCACCTCGCGGCCTGTCACCTGCACCGGTAG
- a CDS encoding MFS transporter, which produces MSEPETTNRRSNLRAFLADGRGGVLGAVAAGWFLSIGVRLAYPVLLPYLRRDFGLDLTTAGFLLTALWLCYALGQLPGGLLADRFGEGNVLVASTVISAVTVGLVAIAGSAPVVYVATAAFGFGTALYGVARFTTLSDTYPDNDGTAIGVTMAAGQAGNTLLPLAAGAIASAFAWQYGFGLAVPAFAVVAVGLRLVVPARTSSAGSAVDSVSLETVRYVGSELHRPEIVTVTAIQILTYCVWQAFTGFYPTYLIQIKDVSEGIATGLFSAFFATGIVVQPLTGRLYDRFGIRKSLPPVLGIVVLSLIALPYLEGFWPIVVGTVFLSSILGYGTITLPYMTSAFPADMQGTGLGFLRTVYMTIGAMSPVLFGALADRGYFDEAYFMLAGFVAVAVVLTWWLPPLDEQ; this is translated from the coding sequence GTGTCGGAGCCAGAAACGACGAATCGACGATCGAACCTGCGAGCTTTTCTGGCGGACGGCCGCGGCGGCGTTCTCGGCGCCGTCGCCGCCGGCTGGTTTCTCTCGATCGGCGTTCGCCTCGCGTACCCGGTGTTGCTCCCCTATCTCCGACGGGACTTCGGACTCGACCTGACGACCGCCGGGTTCCTGTTGACGGCTCTCTGGCTCTGCTACGCGCTGGGACAGCTCCCGGGCGGACTGCTCGCCGATCGGTTTGGGGAGGGAAACGTCCTCGTCGCGAGTACCGTGATCTCCGCGGTAACGGTTGGCCTCGTCGCCATCGCCGGCTCGGCACCGGTCGTGTACGTCGCCACGGCCGCGTTCGGCTTCGGAACGGCGCTGTACGGGGTCGCCCGGTTTACGACGCTGTCCGACACCTACCCCGACAACGACGGCACCGCGATCGGCGTGACGATGGCGGCGGGACAGGCCGGCAACACGCTCCTGCCGCTGGCCGCCGGCGCCATCGCGTCGGCGTTCGCCTGGCAGTACGGCTTCGGCCTCGCGGTACCGGCCTTCGCCGTCGTCGCCGTCGGACTCCGGCTCGTCGTCCCCGCGCGCACCTCGAGCGCCGGGAGCGCCGTCGATAGCGTCTCGCTCGAGACGGTCCGCTACGTCGGCTCGGAGCTGCACCGGCCCGAGATCGTCACCGTGACCGCGATTCAAATTCTCACGTACTGCGTCTGGCAGGCGTTTACGGGCTTCTATCCGACCTACCTGATCCAGATCAAGGACGTATCCGAGGGCATCGCGACCGGTCTGTTCAGCGCGTTTTTCGCGACTGGGATCGTCGTCCAGCCGCTGACGGGCCGGCTGTACGACCGGTTCGGGATCCGGAAATCGCTGCCGCCCGTGCTGGGTATCGTCGTGCTCTCGCTGATCGCACTCCCCTACCTCGAGGGGTTCTGGCCCATCGTCGTCGGGACCGTCTTCCTCTCGAGCATCCTCGGCTACGGGACGATCACGCTGCCGTACATGACCTCGGCGTTTCCGGCGGACATGCAGGGAACCGGACTGGGTTTCCTGCGGACCGTCTATATGACGATCGGCGCGATGAGCCCGGTCCTGTTCGGCGCGCTCGCCGATCGGGGCTACTTCGACGAGGCCTATTTCATGCTGGCCGGGTTCGTCGCCGTCGCGGTCGTGTTGACGTGGTGGCTTCCCCCACTCGACGAGCAGTAG
- a CDS encoding S8 family serine peptidase, protein MGAIVGVGSAGSATASGETKELIVGTEDGVGLADVKSTVETALPAGAEIVHENDVLGYATVEIPVTEVGTMNDAASTLESQHGVEYAEENATYYALAQPDDPQFSDQYAPQQVDAPEAWETTEGEDALLAIVDQGVDYEHPDLRDRFGSNVGYDFVDDDGDPMPSSASENHGTHVAGCAAAATDNGRGVAGPSNAQLLSARALGSGGGGSLQAIADAIQWSADQGADVINMSLGGGGSNNLMRDAIDYAYDNGSLPIAAAGNDSGSPVSYPAAYENCVAVAAIDQNYNAASFTNEGPRVDVCAGGVDVLSTVPNGGYEELSGTSMACPVAAGVACLGADANDLTGNDQDPQQLRNLLQDTVEPVDGLRDSVQGDGLVNAANIVGGGGGGSITEGTYWIENVNSGKAIDVLDGGTSDGDDVVQWGYWGGDNQRWDVIENDDGTYRIENVNSGRVLDVIDGGTGDGDDVIQWGWLGGDNQKWVFNEI, encoded by the coding sequence ATGGGTGCCATCGTCGGCGTCGGAAGCGCTGGCTCCGCGACCGCGAGTGGCGAAACGAAGGAACTCATCGTCGGAACGGAGGACGGCGTCGGTCTCGCCGACGTGAAGTCGACCGTCGAGACCGCGCTCCCCGCGGGTGCCGAAATCGTCCACGAGAACGACGTGCTCGGCTACGCCACCGTCGAGATCCCGGTCACCGAAGTCGGCACGATGAACGACGCTGCCTCGACGCTCGAGAGCCAGCACGGCGTCGAGTACGCCGAGGAGAACGCGACCTACTACGCGCTGGCCCAGCCCGACGATCCGCAGTTCTCGGACCAGTACGCGCCCCAGCAGGTCGACGCGCCAGAGGCGTGGGAGACCACCGAGGGTGAGGACGCCCTCCTCGCGATCGTCGACCAGGGCGTCGACTACGAGCACCCGGACTTGCGGGATCGGTTCGGCTCGAACGTCGGCTACGACTTCGTCGACGACGACGGCGACCCGATGCCGAGCTCGGCGTCGGAGAACCACGGCACGCACGTCGCGGGCTGTGCGGCCGCGGCGACGGACAACGGCCGCGGCGTCGCCGGCCCCTCGAACGCCCAGTTGCTGTCGGCCCGCGCACTCGGCTCCGGCGGCGGCGGCTCGCTCCAGGCTATCGCGGACGCGATCCAGTGGTCGGCCGACCAGGGTGCCGACGTTATCAACATGTCGCTGGGCGGCGGCGGCTCGAACAACCTGATGCGCGACGCCATCGACTACGCGTACGACAACGGCTCGCTGCCGATCGCGGCGGCCGGCAACGACTCCGGCAGCCCGGTCAGCTACCCGGCGGCCTACGAGAACTGCGTGGCGGTCGCGGCGATCGACCAGAACTATAACGCGGCCAGCTTCACGAACGAGGGCCCGCGCGTCGACGTCTGCGCCGGCGGCGTCGACGTCCTCTCGACGGTACCCAACGGCGGGTACGAGGAACTGTCCGGCACGTCGATGGCGTGTCCGGTCGCGGCCGGCGTTGCCTGTCTCGGAGCCGACGCGAACGACCTCACCGGTAACGACCAGGACCCTCAGCAGCTGCGGAACCTGCTGCAGGACACGGTCGAACCCGTCGACGGCCTGCGCGACAGCGTCCAGGGCGACGGCCTCGTCAACGCCGCCAATATCGTCGGCGGCGGCGGTGGTGGCTCCATCACGGAGGGCACCTACTGGATCGAGAACGTCAACAGCGGCAAGGCGATCGACGTCCTGGATGGTGGGACGAGCGACGGCGACGACGTGGTCCAGTGGGGCTACTGGGGCGGCGACAACCAGCGGTGGGATGTCATCGAGAACGACGACGGCACCTACCGCATCGAGAACGTCAACTCCGGGCGGGTCCTCGACGTGATCGATGGCGGAACGGGCGATGGCGACGACGTGATCCAGTGGGGCTGGTTGGGCGGCGACAACCAGAAGTGGGTGTTCAACGAGATCTAA
- the glyS gene encoding glycine--tRNA ligase has translation MSDQQQAAEHERTSEKLVELAKRRGYFFQSSGAYGGVGGFYTFGPQGAALKGNVEDAWRDRFALAEGNMEIDAPTIMPEPVFEASGHLDGFDDMLVECPDCGESHRADHVVEDNTEYEDAESLPIPEVEDVIAEYELVCPSCGAGLAGQAVDAFNLMFATTIGPGDSDPGYLRPETAQGIFVEFPRLKEYARNQLPFGVTQIGRAYRNEISPRRSIIRTREFTQAELEYFIDPEEDEPNLESVADVEVTLYPATEQNDEDGEEIRTTIGEAVDDGTIASPWVAYFLGVAKPWYDAVGVDMDRFRFRQHLSGERAHYAADCWDAESEIDGNWIEMAGFAYRSDYDLSKHAEHSGDRFTVFKQYDEPKTVERATVDPDMSYLGPEFGGDAQAVVSELEDLAARDRAAFEGDAVEIDLAGESHEIPVEKTGFAVEEQTEAGEHITPHVIEPSFGVDRLVYTVLHHAYREDEVAGEERTFLELDPEVAPTFVGVFPLQNDDELEDAARDIAADLREAGLSVTYDDSGNIGRRYRRQDEVGTPFCVTVDYESIEQDEGGVTVRERDSTEQKRLAIDELPETLSAIRAGDVSFDEL, from the coding sequence ATGAGTGACCAACAGCAGGCAGCCGAGCACGAACGCACGAGCGAGAAACTGGTCGAACTGGCGAAACGTCGGGGCTACTTCTTCCAGTCCTCGGGCGCGTACGGCGGCGTCGGCGGCTTCTACACCTTCGGTCCGCAGGGTGCGGCGCTGAAGGGCAACGTCGAAGACGCCTGGCGCGACCGGTTCGCGCTCGCGGAGGGGAACATGGAAATCGACGCACCGACCATCATGCCGGAACCCGTCTTCGAGGCGTCGGGCCACCTCGACGGCTTCGACGACATGCTCGTCGAGTGTCCCGACTGCGGCGAGAGCCACCGCGCGGACCACGTCGTCGAGGACAACACCGAGTACGAGGACGCCGAGAGCCTCCCCATTCCTGAGGTCGAGGACGTCATCGCAGAGTACGAACTCGTCTGTCCCTCCTGCGGTGCGGGACTGGCAGGCCAGGCCGTCGACGCGTTCAATCTCATGTTCGCGACGACCATCGGCCCCGGCGACTCCGACCCCGGCTACCTGCGCCCCGAGACGGCACAGGGCATCTTCGTCGAGTTCCCGCGGCTCAAGGAATACGCGCGAAACCAGCTTCCCTTCGGCGTGACCCAGATCGGACGGGCCTACCGCAACGAGATCAGTCCCCGGCGCTCGATCATCCGCACCCGGGAGTTCACGCAGGCGGAACTCGAGTACTTCATCGACCCCGAGGAGGACGAGCCGAACCTCGAGAGCGTCGCGGACGTCGAGGTGACGCTCTACCCGGCCACCGAGCAGAACGACGAAGACGGCGAGGAAATTCGGACGACGATCGGCGAGGCCGTCGACGACGGAACCATCGCCAGTCCGTGGGTCGCGTACTTCCTCGGCGTCGCGAAGCCGTGGTACGACGCCGTCGGCGTCGACATGGACCGGTTCCGGTTCCGACAGCACCTCTCGGGCGAACGCGCCCACTACGCGGCGGACTGCTGGGACGCCGAGAGCGAGATCGACGGCAATTGGATCGAGATGGCCGGCTTCGCCTACCGGAGCGATTACGACCTCTCGAAGCACGCCGAACACTCCGGCGACCGCTTTACCGTCTTCAAGCAGTACGACGAGCCGAAGACCGTCGAACGCGCGACGGTCGATCCCGACATGAGCTACCTCGGGCCGGAGTTCGGCGGCGACGCACAGGCGGTGGTGAGCGAACTCGAGGACCTCGCAGCCCGCGACCGTGCCGCGTTCGAGGGCGACGCGGTCGAAATCGATCTCGCGGGCGAGAGCCACGAGATCCCCGTCGAGAAGACCGGGTTCGCCGTCGAGGAGCAAACCGAAGCGGGCGAGCACATCACGCCGCACGTGATCGAACCCTCCTTCGGGGTCGACCGGCTGGTCTACACCGTCCTCCACCACGCCTACCGGGAGGACGAAGTCGCCGGCGAGGAACGAACCTTCCTCGAGCTCGATCCCGAGGTCGCACCCACGTTCGTCGGCGTCTTCCCCCTGCAAAACGACGACGAACTCGAGGACGCGGCGCGGGACATCGCCGCGGACCTCCGCGAAGCGGGCCTGTCGGTCACGTACGACGACTCGGGGAACATCGGCCGGCGCTACCGGCGTCAGGACGAGGTCGGTACGCCGTTCTGCGTGACGGTGGATTACGAGAGCATCGAGCAGGACGAGGGCGGCGTCACGGTCCGCGAACGCGACTCCACGGAGCAGAAGCGACTCGCGATCGACGAGCTACCCGAGACCCTGTCGGCGATTCGCGCCGGCGACGTCTCGTTCGACGAACTGTAA
- a CDS encoding ABC transporter ATP-binding protein, whose protein sequence is MSSEPLLRVENLKTQFFTEAGTVRAVDGISFEVREGEIVGLVGESGAGKSVASMSLLRLVESPGEIVGGEITYKGETIFGLEEGPDGELRERDDMLSNEEIRTRIRGNEIAVIFQDPMESLNPVFTVGGQLREFIELNRGLPKDEAKAEAIDMLREVGIPDPEERYEEYPHQFSGGMRQRVLIAMALACEPSLIIADEPTTALDVTVEGQILDLVDDLQDKYGTSFIWVTHDMGVVAEICDRVNVMYLGEIVEQAPVDDLFYDTKHPYTNALLNSIPRPDRTVTELEAIEGVMPEAINPPSGCRFHPRCPDAREVCKRVHPETRTVADADGEPHRAACVKHDAFDAGYEDSSMLEGAVGSTEREPESELTANPAGDDSGGEGRE, encoded by the coding sequence ATGAGTTCCGAACCACTACTCCGCGTCGAGAACCTCAAGACGCAGTTCTTCACGGAAGCCGGTACAGTACGCGCCGTCGACGGGATCTCCTTCGAAGTCCGCGAGGGCGAAATCGTCGGCCTCGTCGGCGAAAGCGGCGCTGGCAAGAGCGTCGCCTCGATGAGTCTGCTACGGCTCGTCGAGAGCCCCGGCGAGATCGTCGGCGGCGAGATCACCTACAAAGGCGAGACGATCTTCGGCCTCGAGGAGGGACCCGACGGCGAACTCCGCGAGCGCGACGACATGCTGTCCAACGAGGAGATCCGGACCCGGATTCGGGGTAACGAGATCGCGGTAATCTTCCAGGATCCGATGGAGTCGCTCAATCCGGTCTTCACCGTCGGCGGGCAGCTCAGGGAGTTCATCGAACTCAACCGGGGGCTGCCGAAGGACGAGGCCAAAGCGGAGGCGATCGATATGCTCCGCGAAGTCGGTATTCCGGATCCCGAAGAGCGCTACGAGGAGTACCCCCACCAGTTCTCCGGCGGGATGCGCCAGCGCGTGCTGATCGCGATGGCGCTGGCCTGCGAGCCCAGCCTGATCATCGCCGACGAGCCGACGACGGCTCTCGACGTCACCGTCGAGGGGCAGATTCTCGACCTCGTCGACGACCTCCAGGACAAGTACGGGACGAGCTTCATCTGGGTCACCCACGATATGGGCGTCGTCGCCGAGATCTGCGATCGGGTAAACGTGATGTATCTCGGCGAAATCGTCGAGCAAGCGCCGGTGGACGACCTGTTCTACGACACCAAGCATCCGTACACGAACGCCCTACTCAATTCGATTCCCCGTCCCGATCGCACCGTCACGGAACTCGAGGCGATCGAGGGGGTGATGCCCGAAGCGATCAACCCGCCGTCAGGCTGTCGGTTCCACCCGCGCTGTCCCGACGCACGGGAGGTGTGCAAACGGGTCCACCCCGAGACGAGGACCGTCGCCGACGCAGACGGCGAGCCCCATCGCGCGGCCTGCGTGAAACACGACGCCTTCGACGCTGGCTACGAGGACAGCTCGATGCTCGAGGGAGCCGTCGGATCGACCGAACGCGAGCCGGAGTCGGAACTCACGGCGAATCCGGCGGGCGACGACAGTGGAGGTGAGGGTCGTGAGTAG
- a CDS encoding ABC transporter permease gives MAVGESQLDSGTDSAAAEGDVEARVGWRYTLAQIKRDTTARWGLYVVAFVITVAVYAIVDSNLSLITFGQLPDYAFAQALPIFDHPTRIPPPGEGTQHMPPYFPLAEQSWNPLPAGGTLEHPLGTDHTGRDYFTRIVYGTQVSVFVGIVSTFIGLSIGTVVGAVAGYYGGKTDDILMRVVEMIYSIPPLILIIVFTVFVGGTSIWYAVIGVGITFVPVFARIIRSRVLSIREMDYIEAARASGVKDRNIIMRHVVPNSFAPVLVYATLQIGVTILVVAGLSFLGYGAQPPTPDWGQMLNISHGYMHSNLWLSIWPGLAIMITIMGFNLLGDGLQDALDPRIDD, from the coding sequence ATGGCAGTCGGTGAATCACAACTCGACAGTGGCACTGATTCGGCGGCCGCCGAGGGAGACGTCGAGGCCCGCGTCGGCTGGCGATACACGCTAGCACAGATTAAGCGGGATACGACCGCCCGCTGGGGGTTGTACGTCGTGGCGTTCGTGATAACCGTCGCGGTCTATGCGATCGTGGACAGCAACCTCTCCCTGATCACGTTCGGACAACTGCCGGACTACGCGTTCGCACAGGCGTTACCGATCTTCGATCATCCCACGCGCATCCCACCACCGGGTGAGGGCACGCAGCACATGCCACCGTACTTCCCGCTCGCCGAGCAGTCGTGGAATCCGCTGCCGGCCGGCGGGACGCTCGAGCACCCGCTGGGAACCGATCACACGGGGCGGGACTACTTCACGAGGATCGTCTACGGCACGCAGGTGTCGGTGTTCGTCGGGATCGTCTCGACGTTCATCGGGCTCTCCATCGGAACGGTTGTCGGTGCTGTCGCCGGTTACTACGGCGGCAAGACCGACGACATCCTGATGCGGGTCGTCGAGATGATTTACTCGATTCCGCCGCTGATCCTCATCATCGTCTTCACCGTCTTCGTCGGCGGGACGAGCATCTGGTACGCGGTGATCGGCGTCGGGATCACGTTCGTTCCCGTCTTCGCCCGTATCATCCGGAGCCGGGTCCTGAGCATCCGCGAGATGGACTACATCGAAGCGGCACGAGCGTCCGGCGTGAAGGACCGCAACATCATCATGCGACACGTCGTTCCGAACAGCTTCGCGCCGGTGCTTGTGTACGCGACGCTCCAGATCGGCGTGACGATCCTCGTCGTCGCCGGCCTCTCGTTCCTCGGTTACGGTGCACAGCCGCCGACCCCGGACTGGGGGCAGATGCTCAACATCTCACACGGCTACATGCACTCGAACCTCTGGCTCTCGATCTGGCCAGGACTGGCGATCATGATCACTATCATGGGCTTCAACCTGCTGGGCGACGGCCTGCAGGACGCCCTCGACCCACGGATTGACGACTAA
- a CDS encoding dolichol kinase, translating to MADELKRRLVHASGSGLVALYLLANYLEVGLTWHRFRILMVVLAAGALVLEFVRLQIGLDWRLYDVLTREYEQDNPAAYALYLISMAAVVVVFEPDIALPAMLMLALGDPISGMVSDNSLQRVKPPKVLGTMFLVSTVIAIPFLPLVAALVAAVGATIADGVTLEIRTYIIDDNLTIPIYAACLAYLALQFAPLPV from the coding sequence ATGGCCGACGAACTGAAGCGGCGACTCGTCCACGCCAGCGGCTCGGGGCTGGTCGCCCTCTATCTACTCGCAAACTATCTCGAGGTCGGGCTGACGTGGCACCGATTTCGGATCCTCATGGTCGTCCTCGCGGCCGGTGCGCTCGTCCTCGAGTTCGTCCGACTCCAGATCGGACTCGACTGGCGGCTCTACGACGTGCTTACTCGGGAGTACGAGCAGGACAACCCTGCCGCCTACGCGCTGTATCTGATCAGTATGGCCGCCGTCGTGGTGGTCTTCGAACCGGATATCGCGCTTCCCGCGATGTTGATGCTCGCGCTGGGCGATCCGATCAGCGGAATGGTATCGGACAACAGTCTCCAGCGGGTCAAACCGCCGAAAGTGCTGGGGACGATGTTTCTCGTCTCGACGGTGATCGCGATCCCCTTCCTGCCGCTCGTGGCCGCGCTCGTCGCCGCAGTCGGTGCGACGATCGCGGACGGCGTGACCCTCGAGATCCGCACCTACATCATCGACGACAACCTGACGATCCCGATCTACGCCGCCTGTCTGGCGTATCTGGCGCTCCAGTTCGCGCCGCTGCCGGTATAG
- a CDS encoding DUF7556 family protein, which produces METNSHAMTSDETIVGSIDSTATSDEYVIADISADGAWLSMQADDAPTLPAWR; this is translated from the coding sequence ATGGAGACGAACTCCCACGCCATGACGTCCGACGAAACGATCGTTGGTTCGATTGATTCGACGGCCACGAGCGACGAGTACGTCATCGCGGACATCTCCGCGGACGGCGCATGGCTTTCCATGCAGGCGGACGACGCGCCGACGCTCCCGGCCTGGCGATAA
- a CDS encoding CBS domain-containing protein: protein MNVADAMTSRDDVVTADLPGTRSDVLEYLQEQSFSSVPVVKSTDDGLEYRGLISREALIEQPDEDQLVMLMEDVPTTTAETSLEDVARTMVEEGARRVPVVDGEFEGIVTVTDVIHAIAAGDQETEGTVESYASADVNTTYEGAPLPVAERELSYANVPYTIALDDDGRMNGVLTEVDILEVARIVEGEEETGDNFGDQDDDWSWEGIKAVGSRYLPTRDIEIPTGPVREFMSDDVVTVSTQMSIQEAAQRMISNDIEQIPMVTGEELVGIVRDVDLLEALYE from the coding sequence ATGAACGTAGCCGACGCGATGACGTCCCGTGACGACGTGGTAACCGCCGACCTGCCGGGGACCCGCTCGGACGTCCTCGAGTACCTACAAGAACAGTCGTTCTCGTCCGTCCCGGTCGTCAAATCGACCGACGACGGCCTCGAGTACCGCGGGCTGATCTCGCGGGAAGCGCTCATCGAGCAGCCGGACGAGGATCAGCTCGTCATGCTGATGGAAGACGTGCCGACGACGACTGCCGAGACGTCACTCGAGGACGTTGCGCGGACGATGGTCGAGGAAGGCGCACGCCGCGTTCCGGTCGTCGACGGCGAGTTCGAGGGGATCGTCACCGTGACGGACGTTATCCACGCGATTGCGGCGGGCGATCAGGAAACCGAAGGGACCGTCGAGTCCTACGCGAGCGCGGACGTGAACACGACCTACGAGGGTGCGCCGCTGCCCGTCGCCGAGCGAGAACTGTCCTACGCGAACGTCCCCTACACGATCGCACTGGACGACGACGGCCGGATGAACGGCGTGCTGACTGAGGTCGACATCCTCGAGGTCGCCCGGATCGTCGAGGGTGAGGAGGAGACGGGCGACAACTTCGGCGACCAGGACGACGACTGGTCCTGGGAGGGGATCAAGGCCGTCGGGAGCCGCTACCTTCCTACGCGGGACATCGAGATTCCGACGGGACCGGTTCGGGAATTCATGAGCGACGACGTGGTGACGGTTTCGACGCAGATGTCGATTCAGGAGGCCGCACAGCGGATGATCAGCAACGACATCGAACAGATTCCGATGGTGACGGGCGAGGAGCTCGTCGGCATCGTCCGCGACGTCGATCTCCTGGAGGCGCTCTATGAGTGA
- the merB gene encoding organomercurial lyase, which yields MTDRTCECCGSVANLPADAESESESTVDRWLGDASVMETSLPDDVQTAMTTFFDGASITTLEEWVAELRRQTGGGSIGIEELCHADGETDHWGELDGTRYDFQCFYDAVALAELAARPVEIHTRSPDGTAIEARATGTGDLTATPSTAAVSFGVTTDESLPDREPTLEDTYATICPSVNAFPTREAYEQWAARTQAATVGMPLSAATVVATGLVEE from the coding sequence ATGACGGACCGAACCTGCGAATGCTGTGGCTCAGTCGCGAACCTGCCCGCGGACGCGGAGAGTGAGAGCGAATCGACGGTCGATCGATGGCTCGGCGACGCGTCGGTCATGGAGACGTCCCTTCCGGACGACGTCCAGACCGCGATGACGACGTTCTTCGACGGCGCGTCGATCACCACGCTCGAGGAGTGGGTCGCCGAACTCCGGCGGCAAACGGGCGGTGGCTCGATTGGCATCGAGGAACTCTGTCACGCCGACGGTGAGACGGATCACTGGGGCGAACTCGACGGCACGCGTTACGATTTCCAGTGTTTCTACGACGCCGTTGCACTCGCCGAACTGGCAGCAAGGCCGGTCGAGATTCACACGCGGAGTCCTGACGGAACGGCCATCGAAGCTCGGGCAACGGGGACCGGGGACCTGACCGCGACGCCGTCGACGGCAGCCGTTTCGTTCGGCGTCACAACTGACGAATCGCTCCCTGATCGAGAGCCGACGCTCGAGGACACCTACGCGACGATCTGTCCATCCGTCAACGCGTTTCCGACGCGGGAAGCGTACGAACAGTGGGCTGCGCGGACGCAGGCGGCAACTGTCGGTATGCCCTTATCGGCCGCGACGGTCGTCGCGACCGGACTCGTCGAAGAATAG
- a CDS encoding winged helix-turn-helix transcriptional regulator, translating to MTEATDDRPEPSDSPCNVDCYCQLNGLMDLLSRRYAMQLICVVGAIGPARYGAIEDAFEDVSSSTLSSRLDDLVDAGYLSREQYAEIPPRVEYDLTDEGEELCRRLQPLLEWAADRGA from the coding sequence ATGACTGAAGCGACCGACGACCGACCCGAACCGTCCGACTCGCCCTGCAACGTCGACTGTTACTGTCAGTTAAACGGGCTGATGGACCTACTCAGTCGCCGGTACGCGATGCAACTGATCTGCGTCGTCGGTGCGATCGGTCCCGCGCGGTACGGCGCGATCGAAGACGCGTTCGAGGACGTGAGCAGTTCGACGCTCTCGAGTCGACTCGACGACCTCGTCGACGCCGGCTACCTCTCGCGGGAGCAGTACGCGGAGATTCCGCCCCGCGTCGAGTACGACCTCACCGACGAGGGCGAGGAACTCTGCCGGCGACTGCAACCGCTGCTCGAGTGGGCCGCCGATCGAGGCGCGTGA